A DNA window from Altererythrobacter sp. B11 contains the following coding sequences:
- a CDS encoding CoA-acylating methylmalonate-semialdehyde dehydrogenase: MRKIFNFVDGTIVSGGNASLGDVFDPNLGQVQAQVCFADQALVDAAVASAKAAQPGWAELNPQRRARIMFNLRVLIEDNMDELAHLLSSEHGKVIADAKGDIQRGLDVIEFVCGVPHLIKGAFTEGAGPGIDVFSMRQPLGVAAGITPFNFPAMIPLWMLAPAIACGNAFILKPSERDPSLGVRLAELALEAGLPAGILNVVHGGKDVVDALLDHSDIAAVSFVGSSDIAHAVYARGAAAGKRMQCMGGAKNHGIVLPDADMEQTVADIMGAAFGSAGERCMALPVVVPVGASTATDLRERLISAIASLRVGISTDSEAHYGPVISAAHKTRVENYIQMGVDEGAELVVDGRGFSLQGHEEGYFLGPTLFDQVTPAMRSYQEEIFGPVLQIVRAETLDEAISLATNHQYGNGVSLFTRNGAAARQFASIVQVGMVGINVPIPVPVSYHSFGGWKRSGFGDLNQYGEDSIKFFTRTKTVTQRWPSGDAVSDQGFVMPTMR, from the coding sequence ATGCGCAAGATCTTCAATTTCGTCGACGGTACCATCGTGTCTGGCGGAAACGCCTCCCTGGGCGATGTCTTCGACCCCAACCTTGGCCAGGTCCAGGCGCAGGTCTGCTTCGCGGACCAAGCGTTGGTCGATGCGGCCGTGGCCAGCGCCAAGGCTGCGCAGCCGGGCTGGGCGGAGCTCAATCCCCAGCGGCGCGCACGCATCATGTTCAATCTGAGGGTGCTAATCGAAGATAATATGGACGAGCTGGCCCATCTGCTCTCGTCCGAACATGGCAAGGTGATTGCCGATGCGAAGGGCGACATTCAGCGCGGGCTGGACGTCATCGAGTTCGTCTGCGGCGTGCCTCACCTGATTAAAGGTGCCTTCACGGAAGGCGCCGGCCCCGGCATCGATGTCTTCTCGATGCGGCAACCACTCGGCGTGGCGGCGGGCATCACGCCATTCAACTTCCCGGCGATGATTCCGCTGTGGATGCTCGCGCCAGCGATCGCCTGTGGCAATGCATTCATCTTGAAACCCTCCGAGCGGGACCCCTCGTTGGGCGTACGCCTGGCAGAGCTGGCCCTTGAGGCAGGGCTGCCGGCGGGCATTCTGAACGTCGTTCACGGCGGCAAAGACGTTGTCGATGCCCTGCTGGATCATAGCGATATCGCCGCCGTCAGTTTCGTCGGGTCCTCCGACATTGCCCATGCGGTCTATGCGCGTGGTGCGGCGGCAGGAAAACGCATGCAGTGCATGGGCGGGGCCAAAAATCACGGCATCGTTCTGCCCGATGCCGACATGGAGCAGACCGTCGCCGACATCATGGGTGCAGCCTTCGGCTCGGCCGGCGAGCGCTGCATGGCACTGCCCGTCGTCGTCCCAGTTGGTGCATCAACGGCGACCGACCTGCGCGAACGGCTTATCAGCGCCATTGCTAGTCTGCGCGTGGGCATTTCGACCGACAGCGAAGCCCATTATGGCCCCGTGATCAGCGCGGCGCACAAGACCCGGGTCGAAAACTATATCCAGATGGGTGTGGACGAAGGCGCCGAGCTTGTCGTCGACGGGCGGGGGTTCAGCCTGCAGGGCCATGAGGAAGGCTATTTCCTGGGCCCGACGCTGTTCGACCAGGTCACGCCCGCCATGCGCAGCTATCAGGAAGAGATCTTCGGTCCTGTCCTCCAGATCGTACGTGCCGAGACGCTGGACGAGGCGATCAGCCTCGCCACGAACCATCAGTATGGCAATGGCGTCTCGCTCTTCACCCGCAATGGCGCGGCGGCCCGCCAATTCGCCTCGATAGTGCAGGTCGGCATGGTGGGCATCAACGTGCCGATCCCGGTGCCGGTGTCTTATCACAGCTTCGGCGGCTGGAAGCGCTCGGGCTTCGGCGACCTCAACCAATATGGCGAGGACAGCATCAAGTTCTTCACGCGCACCAAGACGGTCACGCAGAGATGGCCCTCGGGTGACGCCGTAAGCGATCAGGGTTTCGTCATGCCCACCATGCGTTAG
- the alr gene encoding alanine racemase has protein sequence MHVSMAPDMNPAADGLLQIDLDAVVANYEAIVRQAAPAQVGGVVKADAYGLGAREISHALMAAGCRHFFVAHLLEAVELKSSLAPECFVYVLNGLAPGTEPLCAKLGAVPVLNSLDQLTRWAALAMSQRSQLPAVIQVDSGMSRLGLPANEIAVLLKQPHRLDWIKLVLIMSHLACADDPDAPSNASQEAAFLQVAEQFPHVPRSLDNSAGAFLRKPDHHDLVRPGIALFGGAPQFAHPNMMRPVVSLEAKIVQVREIPAGARVGYGLDFTAFQSSRIATIGIGYGDGWLRHLGRCGGAFIAGIRVPIAGRVSMDSITLDVSHVPEKHLQPGAPVELIGPHQTIDDVAADANTISYEILTRLGRRFHRRYLPAANRPTPLGGRA, from the coding sequence ATGCATGTTTCAATGGCGCCGGACATGAATCCGGCGGCGGACGGCCTGTTGCAGATCGATCTCGATGCGGTCGTCGCCAATTATGAGGCCATCGTTCGACAAGCAGCGCCTGCGCAGGTCGGCGGCGTGGTGAAAGCCGATGCCTATGGCCTGGGAGCGCGAGAGATCAGTCACGCGCTAATGGCGGCAGGTTGCCGGCATTTCTTCGTCGCCCATCTGCTGGAGGCGGTCGAACTCAAGTCAAGTCTCGCACCCGAATGCTTTGTTTATGTGCTCAATGGGTTGGCGCCCGGCACCGAACCGCTGTGCGCGAAGCTCGGCGCGGTTCCGGTCCTCAATTCCCTCGACCAGCTGACACGCTGGGCAGCGCTCGCAATGAGTCAGCGCAGCCAGCTCCCCGCTGTGATACAGGTTGACAGCGGCATGTCACGTCTTGGCCTGCCGGCGAACGAGATCGCAGTGCTCCTTAAACAGCCTCACCGGCTGGACTGGATAAAGCTCGTCCTCATCATGAGCCATCTGGCCTGCGCGGACGACCCCGACGCGCCGAGCAACGCCAGCCAGGAGGCGGCTTTCCTGCAGGTCGCAGAGCAGTTCCCGCATGTGCCGCGCTCGCTCGACAATTCCGCCGGCGCATTCCTCCGCAAGCCGGACCATCACGATCTTGTGCGCCCGGGCATTGCCCTCTTTGGCGGCGCGCCGCAATTCGCCCACCCGAACATGATGCGCCCGGTCGTTTCGCTCGAGGCCAAAATCGTCCAGGTTCGCGAGATTCCCGCCGGGGCGAGAGTCGGTTACGGCCTCGATTTCACGGCCTTCCAGTCCAGTCGCATCGCGACCATCGGCATCGGCTATGGCGACGGCTGGCTGCGGCATCTGGGCCGGTGCGGAGGCGCCTTTATCGCGGGCATCCGCGTGCCGATTGCCGGGCGCGTGTCGATGGACAGCATTACTCTGGATGTGAGCCATGTGCCCGAGAAGCATCTGCAGCCCGGCGCGCCAGTGGAGTTGATCGGACCGCACCAGACAATCGACGACGTCGCGGCCGATGCGAACACGATTTCCTATGAGATTCTGACCCGGCTGGGCCGACGATTTCACCGTCGCTACCTGCCCGCCGCCAACCGTCCCACCCCGCTCGGGGGGCGTGCATGA
- a CDS encoding D-amino acid dehydrogenase: MRVAILGSGVVGVTSAWYLSRAGHEVTVIDRQPGPALETSFANAGEISPGYASPWAAPGIPLKALRWMFMKHAPLILRPQVDPAMLRWLMAMLGNCTSSAYKINKRRMVRVAEHSRACLIALRHETGIAYDEASRGTLQLFREHRQLDGVAKDLAVLKADGVPFDILDRSGCLAAEPGLAFSTASFVGGLRLPNDETGDCFKFTNALAALCAARGVAFLNEHRILRLISNDGHITGVETNRGRVRADAYLVALGSHSPQLVAPLGLRLPVYPVKGYSITIPIVNEPRAPVSTLLDETYKVAITRLGDRIRVGGMAEISGYNDALPARRQATLKHVASSLFPGAGDMDRASFWCGLRPMTPDSTPVIGATPLRNLFLNTGHGTLGWTMACGSGDVIASIISGAEPSIEARDLAIARYSGAH; this comes from the coding sequence ATGAGAGTTGCGATCCTTGGTAGCGGCGTCGTAGGCGTCACTTCGGCCTGGTACCTCTCGAGGGCGGGGCATGAAGTGACCGTGATCGATCGCCAGCCGGGTCCGGCGCTGGAGACGAGCTTTGCCAATGCGGGCGAGATATCGCCCGGCTATGCGTCACCCTGGGCGGCGCCCGGCATTCCGTTGAAGGCGCTGCGCTGGATGTTCATGAAGCATGCTCCGCTCATCCTACGGCCGCAGGTCGATCCGGCCATGCTGCGCTGGCTGATGGCCATGCTCGGGAATTGCACATCCAGCGCCTATAAAATCAATAAGCGCCGCATGGTCCGGGTAGCAGAGCATAGCCGCGCTTGCCTGATCGCGTTGCGGCACGAGACCGGCATCGCCTATGATGAGGCGAGCCGCGGTACCTTGCAGCTGTTCCGCGAACACAGGCAGCTAGACGGCGTGGCCAAGGACCTGGCGGTCCTCAAGGCCGACGGCGTACCCTTCGATATACTCGACCGATCTGGCTGCCTCGCCGCAGAGCCGGGCCTTGCCTTCAGCACAGCGAGCTTTGTCGGCGGGTTGCGCCTGCCCAATGACGAGACCGGCGATTGCTTCAAGTTCACCAATGCCTTGGCTGCGCTCTGTGCTGCGCGGGGGGTCGCCTTCCTCAACGAGCATCGGATCTTACGCCTGATCTCGAACGATGGCCATATAACCGGAGTCGAAACCAATCGCGGACGCGTTCGTGCCGATGCCTATCTGGTCGCGTTGGGCAGCCATTCGCCTCAACTCGTCGCGCCGCTCGGCCTGCGGCTGCCTGTTTATCCGGTGAAAGGCTATTCCATCACGATCCCGATCGTCAATGAACCCCGCGCCCCCGTATCCACGTTGCTGGACGAGACCTACAAGGTCGCGATCACGCGCCTGGGCGACCGTATCCGGGTCGGTGGCATGGCGGAAATTTCGGGCTACAACGATGCTCTGCCAGCGCGCCGCCAGGCGACACTGAAGCACGTCGCCTCTTCGCTCTTTCCCGGTGCTGGAGATATGGACCGCGCCAGCTTCTGGTGCGGCCTGCGTCCCATGACGCCCGACAGCACACCCGTGATCGGCGCCACGCCCTTGCGCAACCTGTTCCTGAACACCGGTCATGGTACGCTCGGCTGGACCATGGCCTGCGGTTCGGGTGATGTGATCGCATCAATCATCTCGGGCGCCGAGCCGTCCATCGAAGCGCGGGATCTGGCGATTGCGCGCTATTCAGGCGCGCACTGA
- a CDS encoding RNA polymerase sigma factor: MVDDDALDEWFCREVLPLEGPLTRFIRRNWRIADDVMDLRHDVYELAFTGARKDLPINTRQYLFTIARNHLINSAKRARIVSFEHVADLETIERDVDLFEAERHVTARDSLRRALAGLEKLSPRVREIVELRKIEGLTPQETAERLGIGKDAVNGQLVMGMKALANHMLGGSGRIVRPRYGARARGEKP, from the coding sequence ATGGTCGACGATGACGCTCTCGATGAATGGTTCTGCCGAGAGGTGCTCCCTCTTGAAGGGCCGCTTACGCGTTTCATCCGGCGGAACTGGAGGATTGCGGATGACGTGATGGACCTTAGGCATGATGTCTATGAACTGGCGTTCACCGGAGCTCGCAAGGACCTACCGATAAACACGCGGCAATATCTGTTCACGATCGCGCGCAACCATTTGATCAACTCGGCCAAGCGAGCGCGCATCGTCTCATTCGAGCATGTCGCCGACCTCGAGACGATCGAACGTGATGTTGATCTATTCGAAGCCGAACGCCACGTCACCGCTCGTGACAGCTTGCGCCGTGCACTCGCCGGTCTTGAGAAATTGTCGCCCCGCGTGCGCGAGATAGTCGAGTTGCGAAAGATCGAGGGTTTGACCCCGCAGGAGACCGCGGAGCGGCTCGGGATCGGCAAGGACGCGGTCAATGGCCAGCTGGTCATGGGGATGAAGGCGCTGGCGAACCACATGCTGGGCGGATCGGGCCGGATCGTGCGACCGCGCTACGGCGCGCGCGCGCGCGGAGAAAAGCCATGA
- a CDS encoding FecR family protein, translating to MSRAEQAADQAARWVLAQEEENWSEADQAEFEDWLAESDGNRTAYLRLRHSWREADRISAQSRNHPEPVERGEYRPPSRWYVPVGIAASIALALAGAYLYRPELLQPATEQVVGDSYATPVGGRKIVALSDGSKVELNTASSVRTVLLPKKREVWLDRGEAYFEVAHKDGQPFIVHAGNRQITVLGTKFSVRRDGDAVTVSVLEGRVRVDEVEQGLAVRSSVIVGGDIAIARGPATLVASRSEQKVEDALAWRKGMLSFDQSNLGEIAAEFNRYNTRKIVIADPQAAGLRIGGMFPSDDLDAFVRLLRDAYGLKVEETPSAIRIGS from the coding sequence ATGAGCCGGGCCGAACAGGCAGCAGACCAGGCGGCGCGCTGGGTGCTGGCGCAGGAAGAGGAGAACTGGAGCGAGGCCGATCAGGCCGAGTTCGAAGACTGGCTCGCCGAGTCCGACGGCAACCGCACCGCCTATCTGCGGCTGCGCCACAGCTGGCGCGAAGCCGATCGCATCTCGGCGCAGAGCCGCAACCATCCCGAGCCGGTCGAGCGCGGCGAATATCGTCCGCCTTCGCGCTGGTACGTGCCAGTCGGCATCGCCGCCTCGATCGCGCTCGCACTGGCCGGCGCCTATCTGTACCGGCCCGAGTTGCTCCAGCCGGCGACCGAGCAAGTCGTGGGCGACAGTTATGCGACGCCGGTCGGAGGCCGCAAGATCGTCGCGCTCTCCGACGGGAGCAAGGTCGAACTCAACACCGCTTCCAGCGTTCGCACCGTGCTGCTGCCAAAAAAGCGTGAGGTGTGGCTCGATAGGGGCGAGGCGTACTTCGAGGTCGCGCACAAGGACGGGCAGCCGTTCATCGTCCATGCGGGCAATCGTCAAATCACGGTCCTCGGCACGAAATTCTCGGTCCGCCGCGACGGCGACGCGGTGACGGTGTCGGTGCTCGAAGGCCGGGTGCGGGTCGACGAGGTCGAACAAGGCCTGGCAGTGCGCTCGTCGGTGATCGTCGGCGGCGACATCGCGATTGCGCGCGGCCCCGCAACGCTGGTCGCGTCGCGATCGGAACAAAAGGTCGAAGATGCGCTCGCGTGGCGGAAGGGCATGCTGAGTTTCGACCAGTCGAACCTCGGCGAGATCGCCGCCGAGTTCAATCGCTACAACACCAGGAAAATCGTCATCGCCGACCCGCAGGCGGCTGGCTTACGGATCGGCGGCATGTTTCCCTCGGACGATCTCGACGCCTTTGTGCGCCTCCTGCGCGACGCTTACGGTCTCAAAGTTGAGGAAACGCCGTCCGCGATCAGGATCGGCAGCTGA
- a CDS encoding TonB-dependent receptor, whose product MGALTTGVCVVALAVPAQAQAQEQEYNIPAGSLRSALDAFGRQSGKPIIYKVDEIQGLRSRGFRGTATPQAVLDAILAGTVFTARIDRSGAVAIVKAGNDIDTPSSQNDSDNVGAPAEILVTGSRIRGSQSPSPTVVFSAEQIHEEGFQDLGELIRSVPQNFGGGQNPGVGSGATTNGGNLVNQNLTGGSALNLRGLGPDATLTLLNGRRLSYTGFFQGVDISAIPLEAVQRVDIVPDGASAIYGSDAVGGVGNVILKRDFSGLTVGALYGGATDGGLTTEEYDATAGLRWSSGGIIATFKHSNSDPIFTDQRDYTADVLRPTTIYSGNDLDSGLVSAHQSLSDAVTLHVDAMHTERNLRTNLGYPTVYYQNENDTKTTFVAPGVEFSLKNGWRIALDASWSRDKVEYRQSTVTIATGDTRISEGCYCNESRVYELGVEGPLLRLPAGTARLAAGAGYRTLDFETLSYTRGTVVYDKHQNAKFAYAELNLPLISPEQAIPGLHRLTLTAAVRGEDYDTFGTVATPKFGVILDPSDDFTLRGTWGRSFKAPTLYQLAQTPIGYLYSASALGGTQFPADATVLMAYGGNPDLKPERARTWTASLGYHPSAVPGLEAEVTYFDVNYTDRVLVPIADLTHPLLDDTYSDFIDYAPTEADKAAIVSRQTFYNIAGTTYDSSKVVGILYNDYTNAARWKARGIDVSGSYAFQMAESRLALRASLSWLDSAKQNSAGQPAIDLSGTIYNPAEWRSRAGGVWTLGGLGVSVFGNYTSSVTNVLATGDREETGSFLTFDATIRYKTGDAQGLLSGLEFTLSAQNLFDRTPPLNTVSSSIVLPYDSTNYSGVGRYVSASISKHF is encoded by the coding sequence ATGGGAGCGCTCACGACGGGCGTGTGCGTGGTTGCGTTGGCAGTGCCGGCTCAGGCGCAAGCCCAGGAGCAGGAGTACAACATTCCGGCAGGCAGTCTGAGGTCCGCATTGGATGCCTTCGGCCGCCAGTCGGGCAAGCCGATCATCTATAAGGTCGACGAGATCCAAGGGCTTCGCTCACGCGGATTTCGCGGAACCGCGACGCCTCAGGCGGTGCTCGATGCGATCCTGGCAGGAACAGTGTTCACCGCGCGGATCGATAGATCGGGCGCGGTCGCGATCGTGAAGGCGGGAAACGACATCGACACCCCGTCCAGCCAAAACGATTCAGATAATGTCGGAGCACCCGCCGAGATTCTCGTGACCGGCAGCCGTATTCGCGGCAGCCAGTCACCTTCCCCCACCGTGGTCTTCAGCGCAGAGCAAATCCACGAAGAGGGGTTTCAGGACCTCGGCGAGCTGATCCGAAGTGTACCGCAGAACTTCGGCGGTGGGCAGAACCCAGGTGTCGGCAGCGGAGCGACCACGAACGGCGGCAATCTCGTCAACCAAAACCTGACCGGTGGGTCGGCGCTCAACTTGCGCGGACTGGGCCCCGACGCCACTCTGACGCTGCTCAACGGCCGCCGTCTGTCGTACACCGGCTTCTTCCAGGGCGTCGACATCAGCGCCATTCCCCTCGAGGCGGTCCAACGCGTTGACATCGTGCCCGACGGCGCGTCGGCCATCTACGGGTCCGACGCCGTCGGCGGGGTCGGCAACGTTATCCTGAAACGCGACTTCAGCGGCCTGACCGTTGGCGCGCTCTATGGCGGCGCGACCGACGGCGGCCTGACGACCGAGGAATACGACGCCACGGCAGGCTTGCGCTGGTCCAGCGGCGGGATCATCGCGACCTTCAAGCACTCCAATTCCGACCCGATCTTCACCGACCAGCGCGACTATACCGCGGATGTCTTGAGACCGACGACGATCTATTCGGGCAACGATCTCGACAGCGGGCTCGTCAGCGCGCACCAGTCGCTGAGTGACGCGGTCACGCTCCATGTCGACGCGATGCATACCGAGCGCAATCTGCGGACCAACCTCGGCTATCCGACGGTTTACTATCAGAACGAAAACGATACCAAGACCACCTTCGTCGCGCCCGGCGTTGAGTTTTCGCTGAAGAATGGTTGGCGCATCGCGCTCGATGCCTCTTGGAGCCGCGACAAGGTCGAATACAGACAGTCGACGGTCACGATCGCGACGGGCGACACCCGGATCAGCGAGGGGTGTTATTGCAACGAAAGCCGCGTCTACGAGCTCGGGGTCGAAGGCCCGCTGCTTCGCCTGCCGGCGGGAACGGCAAGGCTCGCGGCGGGCGCCGGATACCGCACACTCGACTTCGAGACGCTCAGCTACACGCGCGGCACGGTCGTCTACGATAAGCACCAGAACGCCAAGTTCGCCTATGCGGAGCTCAATCTCCCGCTGATCAGCCCGGAACAGGCGATTCCCGGTCTGCACCGCCTCACGCTGACGGCGGCCGTGCGCGGCGAGGACTACGACACCTTCGGCACGGTCGCGACGCCCAAGTTCGGCGTGATCCTTGATCCCAGCGACGATTTCACACTGCGCGGGACCTGGGGGCGTTCGTTCAAGGCGCCCACGCTCTACCAGCTCGCGCAGACCCCGATCGGATACCTCTACAGCGCGTCGGCGCTGGGCGGGACGCAGTTCCCGGCGGATGCAACCGTCCTGATGGCCTATGGCGGCAATCCCGATCTGAAGCCCGAGCGCGCGCGGACCTGGACGGCCTCGTTGGGCTACCACCCCAGCGCGGTACCGGGCCTCGAGGCGGAAGTGACTTATTTCGACGTCAACTACACTGACCGTGTGCTGGTACCGATCGCGGACCTCACCCATCCCCTGCTCGACGATACCTATTCCGACTTCATCGACTACGCGCCGACCGAAGCGGACAAGGCTGCGATCGTCTCGCGCCAGACGTTCTACAACATTGCCGGTACGACGTATGACAGCAGCAAGGTCGTGGGTATTCTCTACAACGACTACACCAACGCGGCGCGCTGGAAGGCGCGGGGCATCGACGTCTCGGGCTCCTATGCGTTCCAGATGGCGGAGAGCCGGCTGGCCCTGCGCGCGTCGCTAAGCTGGCTCGACAGCGCGAAGCAGAACAGCGCCGGGCAGCCGGCGATCGACCTGTCCGGCACGATCTACAATCCCGCCGAATGGCGCAGCCGCGCCGGGGGGGTATGGACGCTCGGCGGGCTCGGGGTCTCGGTCTTCGGCAACTATACCAGCAGCGTGACCAACGTGCTTGCGACTGGCGACAGGGAAGAGACCGGATCGTTTCTGACGTTCGATGCGACGATCCGCTACAAGACCGGAGACGCTCAAGGCCTGCTTTCCGGACTGGAATTCACGCTGTCTGCGCAGAACCTGTTCGATCG